One Pantoea eucalypti genomic region harbors:
- the lptC gene encoding LPS export ABC transporter periplasmic protein LptC has protein sequence MSKSRRWITLILTLIALVLIGWNLTNQDDNGTPVGPDSQSPTYTSADSHTVVYNPQGALSYKLVSDKVTYFSDDELSWFENPVMTTYDENKIPTWTLRADKAKLTKDRMLYLYGHVELNTLTQDSQLERIKTDNAQINLVTQDVTSDDQVTLYGRSFNSTGMKMRGNLRTKNAELIEKVKTSYEIQNEQK, from the coding sequence ATGAGTAAAAGCAGGCGTTGGATAACGCTGATTCTGACCTTGATTGCACTGGTTTTGATCGGCTGGAATCTTACTAACCAGGATGACAATGGCACGCCCGTCGGGCCCGACAGTCAGTCGCCGACCTACACCAGTGCTGATTCACACACTGTGGTTTATAACCCGCAGGGCGCGCTGTCATATAAACTGGTCTCAGACAAAGTGACCTATTTCTCGGATGACGAGCTGAGCTGGTTCGAAAATCCGGTGATGACCACTTATGATGAGAATAAAATCCCTACCTGGACGTTACGCGCCGATAAAGCAAAGCTCACCAAAGATCGTATGCTTTATCTGTATGGCCATGTTGAGCTGAATACGCTGACGCAGGATTCTCAGCTTGAGCGCATTAAAACTGATAACGCACAGATCAACCTTGTCACTCAGGATGTTACCTCTGATGATCAGGTAACATTGTATGGACGCAGTTTTAACTCCACCGGCATGAAAATGCGCGGCAATTTACGGACAAAAAACGCCGAGTTAATCGAGAAGGTCAAAACCTCATATGAAATTCAAAATGAACAAAAATAG
- the lptA gene encoding lipopolysaccharide ABC transporter substrate-binding protein LptA: MKFKMNKNSLKLLLASMLLATSVPALALTGDSDKPVNIDSQNQALDLQGNVATFTGNVIVTQGSIKITADKVVVTRPGGDSKKTIVDAYGNPATFYQMQDSGKPVQGHASKLHYELANDFVELTGNAFIEQQDSNIKGDRITYLVKEQKMQAYSQGQNKRVTTVLVPSQLQDKGSSNSGKKSN; encoded by the coding sequence ATGAAATTCAAAATGAACAAAAATAGCCTGAAGCTTTTACTGGCCAGCATGTTGCTGGCAACCAGCGTTCCGGCGCTTGCCCTGACCGGTGACTCGGATAAGCCCGTCAACATTGACTCGCAGAATCAGGCACTCGATTTGCAGGGCAATGTCGCGACCTTTACCGGCAATGTCATCGTGACGCAGGGTTCAATCAAAATCACGGCGGATAAAGTCGTGGTAACCCGTCCCGGTGGCGACAGCAAGAAAACCATCGTTGATGCCTACGGCAACCCCGCTACGTTCTATCAGATGCAGGACAGCGGCAAGCCGGTTCAGGGCCATGCCTCAAAGCTGCACTACGAACTGGCTAACGACTTCGTTGAACTGACCGGCAATGCGTTCATTGAGCAGCAGGACAGCAACATCAAAGGCGATCGTATTACCTATCTGGTAAAAGAGCAGAAAATGCAGGCTTACAGCCAGGGCCAGAACAAGCGCGTCACTACCGTCCTGGTGCCGTCGCAACTTCAGGATAAAGGTTCGTCCAACAGCGGAAAGAAGAGTAACTGA
- the lptB gene encoding LPS export ABC transporter ATP-binding protein, with protein sequence MATLIAENLAKAYKGRRVVEDVSLQVKSGEIVGLLGPNGAGKTTTFYMVVGIVPRDAGRIIIDDEDISILPLHARARRGIGYLPQEASIFRRLSVYDNLMAVLQIRDDLTEEQRQDRARELMEEFHIEHLRDSMGQALSGGERRRVEIARALAANPKFILLDEPFAGVDPISVIDIKKIIEHLRDSGLGVLITDHNVRETLAVCERAYIVSQGHLIAHGTPNEILADEQVKRVYLGEEFRL encoded by the coding sequence ATGGCCACATTAATCGCAGAAAACCTGGCGAAGGCATATAAAGGCCGTCGCGTGGTAGAAGATGTCAGTCTGCAGGTAAAGTCCGGCGAGATTGTCGGCCTGCTGGGTCCGAACGGCGCCGGTAAGACCACCACCTTTTACATGGTGGTCGGTATTGTCCCGCGTGACGCTGGCCGTATCATTATTGATGATGAAGATATCAGTATCCTGCCGCTGCATGCCCGAGCGCGTCGTGGCATCGGCTATCTGCCGCAGGAGGCCTCCATTTTCCGTCGCCTCAGCGTCTACGATAACCTGATGGCGGTACTGCAGATTCGTGATGATCTGACAGAAGAGCAACGCCAGGATCGCGCCCGTGAGCTGATGGAAGAGTTTCACATCGAGCATCTGCGCGACAGCATGGGTCAGGCGCTGTCGGGTGGTGAGCGACGTCGTGTTGAGATCGCACGCGCACTGGCCGCTAATCCTAAATTTATCCTGCTGGATGAGCCTTTTGCCGGTGTTGACCCGATCTCCGTTATCGACATCAAGAAAATCATTGAGCATCTGCGTGACAGCGGCCTCGGCGTGCTGATTACCGACCATAACGTGCGTGAAACCTTAGCGGTCTGTGAGCGGGCTTATATTGTCAGCCAGGGACACCTGATTGCGCATGGCACACCCAATGAAATTCTTGCGGATGAGCAGGTTAAGCGGGTTTATTTGGGTGAAGAGTTCAGACTCTGA
- the rpoN gene encoding RNA polymerase factor sigma-54 — protein MKQGLQLRFSQQLAMTPQLQQAIRLLQLSTLELQQELQLALESNPLLEQTDLHEEIDSRESPESEALDTREALEQKEMPDELPLDATWDEIYTAGTPSGTGTDYQDDELPVYQGETTQSLQDYLMWQVGLTPFSDTDRAIATSIVDAIDDTGYLTVSLEEILDSIGNDDLEVDEVEAVLKRIQRFDPMGVGARDLRDCLLVQLSQYAPDTPMLAEARLIVSEHLDLLANHDFRSLMRVTRLKEDVLKEAMVLIQSLDPRPGQSINTSEPEYVIPDVLVRKVGSRWTVELNADSLPRLKINQHYAAMGSSARNDSDSQFIRSNLQEARWLIKSLESRNDTLLKVTRCIVEQQQAFFEQGEEFMRPMVLADIAQAVEMHESTISRVTTQKYLHSPRGIFELKYFFSSHVNTEGGGEASSTAIRALVKKLISAENPAKPLSDSKLTSMLSDQGIMVARRTVAKYRESLSIPPSNQRKQLV, from the coding sequence ATGAAGCAAGGTCTACAACTCAGGTTCAGCCAACAGCTGGCAATGACTCCACAGTTGCAACAGGCGATTCGTCTGCTGCAACTCTCTACGCTTGAACTCCAGCAGGAGTTACAGCTTGCACTTGAAAGCAATCCGCTGCTTGAGCAGACTGATCTGCATGAAGAGATCGACTCCAGGGAATCGCCGGAGTCTGAGGCGCTGGATACACGCGAAGCGCTTGAGCAGAAAGAGATGCCCGATGAACTGCCGCTGGATGCCACCTGGGATGAGATCTACACGGCGGGCACGCCTTCCGGCACTGGCACCGATTATCAGGATGATGAGTTACCGGTTTATCAGGGTGAAACGACACAGTCACTGCAGGACTACCTGATGTGGCAGGTTGGATTGACGCCTTTCAGTGATACCGATCGCGCTATTGCCACCTCTATCGTCGATGCTATCGATGACACCGGATATCTCACCGTTTCGCTTGAGGAGATCCTGGACAGTATCGGCAACGATGATCTCGAAGTGGATGAAGTTGAGGCGGTGCTGAAACGCATCCAGCGTTTTGACCCGATGGGTGTTGGTGCGCGCGACCTGCGTGACTGTCTGCTGGTGCAGCTGTCGCAATATGCGCCCGACACACCGATGCTGGCAGAAGCACGCCTGATCGTCAGCGAGCATCTCGACCTGCTGGCCAATCACGATTTCCGTAGCCTGATGCGAGTGACGCGCCTCAAAGAGGATGTACTGAAAGAAGCGATGGTGCTGATTCAGTCGCTGGACCCGCGTCCGGGTCAGTCGATCAATACCAGCGAGCCAGAATATGTCATTCCCGATGTCCTGGTGCGTAAAGTTGGCAGTCGCTGGACGGTTGAACTCAATGCCGACAGCTTGCCACGCCTCAAGATCAATCAGCACTATGCGGCAATGGGCAGTTCAGCGCGCAACGACAGCGACAGTCAGTTTATCCGCAGTAATCTGCAGGAAGCCCGCTGGCTGATTAAGAGCCTGGAAAGCCGCAATGATACGCTGCTGAAAGTAACGCGCTGCATTGTTGAGCAACAGCAGGCGTTTTTCGAGCAGGGTGAAGAATTTATGCGTCCGATGGTGCTGGCAGATATCGCCCAGGCTGTTGAGATGCATGAATCGACCATTTCTCGCGTGACTACGCAGAAGTATCTGCACAGTCCCCGTGGCATTTTTGAACTAAAGTACTTTTTCTCCAGTCATGTGAATACGGAAGGTGGAGGCGAAGCCTCCTCAACCGCGATTCGTGCGCTGGTGAAAAAATTAATTTCGGCGGAAAATCCAGCCAAACCCTTGAGCGACAGTAAACTGACCTCAATGTTATCTGATCAGGGGATTATGGTGGCACGGCGTACCGTCGCCAAATATCGTGAGTCTTTATCCATCCCGCCATCGAACCAGCGTAAACAACTGGTTTGA
- the hpf gene encoding ribosome hibernation promoting factor: MQLNLTGQHVEITPPLREFVNGKFAKLEHYFEHINQVYIVLKVEKVTQVADATLHVNGGELHATSEAEDMYAAIDGLIDKLARQLTKHKDKLKKH; this comes from the coding sequence ATGCAGCTGAACCTGACCGGGCAACATGTTGAAATCACACCGCCTCTGCGTGAGTTCGTCAACGGGAAATTTGCCAAACTGGAACACTATTTTGAACATATCAATCAGGTCTATATTGTCCTGAAAGTTGAGAAAGTCACTCAGGTGGCTGATGCAACACTTCACGTGAATGGTGGCGAGCTGCACGCTACATCGGAAGCGGAAGATATGTATGCGGCAATTGATGGGCTGATCGACAAGCTGGCCCGTCAGCTGACCAAACACAAAGATAAACTGAAAAAACACTAA
- the ptsN gene encoding PTS IIA-like nitrogen regulatory protein PtsN: MNNDLTLELSTVLSPDCTRSGVHCQSKKRALEIISELAAKQLNLPHQTLFEAILTRERMGSTGIGNGIAIPHGKLEEDTLRAVGVFISLEQPIAFDAVDNQPVDLLFALLVPADQCKTHLHTLSLVAKRLADKTVCRRLRAAQSDEELYAIITEIQTEQ; the protein is encoded by the coding sequence ATGAACAACGATCTTACACTGGAATTGAGCACAGTGCTTTCGCCAGACTGCACCCGCAGCGGCGTACACTGCCAGAGCAAAAAACGTGCGCTGGAAATCATCAGCGAACTGGCCGCTAAGCAGCTCAACCTGCCGCACCAGACGCTTTTCGAAGCGATCCTGACCCGCGAACGCATGGGCAGTACCGGTATTGGCAATGGGATCGCGATCCCTCACGGCAAGCTGGAAGAGGATACGCTGCGCGCGGTTGGGGTTTTTATCAGCCTCGAACAGCCGATTGCATTTGATGCCGTCGACAACCAGCCGGTCGATCTGTTGTTTGCTTTGCTGGTCCCGGCCGACCAGTGCAAAACACACCTGCACACCCTGTCACTGGTGGCGAAACGTCTGGCAGATAAAACGGTCTGCCGTCGTCTGCGCGCTGCCCAAAGTGATGAAGAGCTCTACGCCATTATTACGGAAATCCAGACAGAGCAGTAA
- the rapZ gene encoding RNase adapter RapZ, which translates to MVLMIVSGRSGSGKSVALRALEDMGFYCVDNLPVVLLPELANSLAERNISAAVSIDVRNMPESPEIFETALNNLPDSFSPQLLFLDADRNTLIRRYSDTRRLHPLSSKNLSLESAIDEESDLLEPLRSRADLIIDTSEMSVHELAEMLRTRLLGKRERELTMVFESFGFKHGIPIDADYVFDVRFLPNPHWDPKLRPMTGLDRPVAAFLDRHTEVHNFIYQTRSYLELWLPMLETNNRSYLTVAIGCTGGKHRSVYIAEQLADYFRSRGKNVQSRHRTLEKRKS; encoded by the coding sequence ATGGTGCTGATGATCGTTAGCGGTCGTTCAGGCTCGGGGAAGTCAGTGGCGCTCCGTGCGCTGGAAGATATGGGGTTCTACTGTGTTGATAACCTGCCGGTCGTGCTACTGCCCGAGTTAGCTAACTCGCTGGCGGAGCGTAATATTTCGGCAGCAGTCAGCATTGATGTGCGTAACATGCCAGAATCTCCGGAAATTTTTGAAACCGCGCTGAATAACCTGCCTGACTCATTTTCACCTCAGCTGCTGTTCCTGGACGCCGATCGTAATACGCTGATTCGTCGGTACAGCGATACGCGCCGTCTGCATCCCCTTTCCAGCAAGAATCTGTCCCTGGAGAGCGCGATTGACGAAGAGAGCGATCTGCTGGAGCCATTGCGTTCGCGGGCCGATCTCATCATCGACACCTCAGAGATGTCAGTGCACGAGCTGGCCGAGATGCTGCGTACCCGCCTGCTGGGTAAACGTGAACGTGAGCTGACCATGGTGTTTGAATCCTTTGGCTTCAAACATGGCATCCCTATTGACGCTGACTATGTGTTTGACGTGCGCTTTCTGCCCAATCCCCATTGGGATCCCAAGCTGCGGCCGATGACTGGCCTCGATCGTCCGGTGGCGGCCTTTCTTGATCGCCATACGGAAGTGCATAACTTTATCTACCAGACGCGCAGCTACCTTGAACTCTGGTTGCCGATGCTGGAAACCAACAACCGTAGCTATCTTACCGTAGCGATTGGCTGCACCGGCGGCAAACACCGCTCAGTCTATATCGCTGAACAGCTGGCGGATTACTTCCGTTCGCGTGGTAAGAATGTACAGTCACGCCATCGTACGCTGGAAAAGCGCAAATCATGA
- the npr gene encoding PTS phosphocarrier protein NPr has product MTVRQTVEIKNKLGMHARPAMKLFELVQSFDAEVLLRNEAGTEAEASSVIALLMLDSAKGGHIEIEASGPEEVPALAAVIELFEAGFDED; this is encoded by the coding sequence ATGACCGTCAGACAAACTGTAGAAATTAAAAATAAGCTGGGCATGCACGCCCGTCCGGCAATGAAGTTATTTGAGCTGGTGCAGAGCTTTGATGCCGAAGTGTTGCTGCGCAATGAAGCGGGCACGGAAGCTGAAGCCAGCAGCGTAATTGCGCTGCTGATGCTCGACTCAGCCAAAGGCGGACACATCGAAATTGAAGCCAGCGGCCCGGAGGAAGTTCCGGCGCTGGCTGCGGTCATTGAGCTATTTGAAGCGGGTTTCGACGAAGATTAA
- the mtgA gene encoding monofunctional biosynthetic peptidoglycan transglycosylase, producing the protein MNKHKGSVGQRIRRIVGRIVLVWLGAWLAGILLFSFLPVPFSAVMAERQIGAWLHGDFSYVAHSDWVGHDEMSPWMGLAVIASEDQKFPEHWGFDVAAIESVLDKSDSRMRGASTLSQQTAKNLFLWDGRSWIRKGLEAGLTVGIETVWTKRRILTVYLNIAEFGPGIFGVEAASQHYFHKPASRLTAADAALLAAVLPNPIRYRAAAPSGYVRERQQWILRQMRQLGGEGFLQRNKLD; encoded by the coding sequence ATGAACAAGCATAAAGGAAGCGTCGGACAGCGTATCAGACGTATTGTCGGTCGAATCGTATTGGTATGGCTGGGCGCATGGCTGGCAGGTATTTTACTCTTTTCATTCCTGCCGGTGCCGTTTTCAGCCGTGATGGCTGAACGACAGATTGGTGCTTGGTTACACGGTGATTTTAGTTATGTCGCCCATTCAGACTGGGTCGGCCATGACGAGATGTCGCCCTGGATGGGACTGGCGGTTATCGCCTCAGAAGATCAAAAGTTTCCTGAGCATTGGGGCTTCGATGTTGCGGCAATTGAATCTGTACTGGATAAAAGCGACAGCCGGATGCGCGGGGCGTCCACGCTGTCACAACAGACGGCGAAAAATCTGTTTCTCTGGGATGGCCGCAGCTGGATCCGCAAAGGTCTGGAGGCGGGTTTGACAGTCGGGATTGAGACGGTCTGGACTAAGCGACGCATTCTGACCGTCTATCTCAATATCGCGGAGTTCGGGCCGGGTATCTTTGGCGTTGAAGCGGCTTCACAGCACTATTTCCATAAACCTGCCAGCCGGCTTACGGCAGCAGATGCTGCTTTGCTGGCGGCGGTTTTGCCCAATCCGATACGTTATCGTGCTGCTGCCCCCTCAGGTTATGTCAGAGAACGGCAACAGTGGATACTGCGTCAGATGCGCCAGCTTGGCGGAGAAGGTTTTTTACAGCGTAACAAACTCGACTAG
- the arcB gene encoding aerobic respiration two-component sensor histidine kinase ArcB, which yields MKQIRLLAQYYVDLMVKLGLVRFSLLLASALVVLAMIVQMAVTMVLRGHVESIDVVRSVFFGLLITPWAVYFLSVVVDQLEESRQRLARLVDKLEEMRTRDLELNQQMKETITQLNQEISDRKKAELAREQVMDKLREEVTRREQAQIELEQQSSFLRSFLDASPDLVFYRNIDKQFSGCNRAMELLTGKSEKQLIGLTPRDIYDDEAATKVLETDEKVFRHNVSLTYEQWLQYPDGRKACFEIRKVPYYDRVGKRSGLMGFGRDITERKRYQDALENASREKTTFISTISHELRTPLNGIVGLSRILLDTDLNQEQLKYLKTIHVSAITLGNIFNDVIEVDKIERRKVQLDNQPLDFTGFLADLENLSGLLAQPKGLKFVLAPQLPLPHMISTDGTRLRQILWNLIGNAVKFTQQGEIVVRVSYEQDETLRFEVQDSGMGIRQDEQDKIFAMYYQVKDQHGGKPATGTGIGLAVSRRLAQAMGGDIRVHSAPGQGSCFTVEIKAPRIAEEVEDEGVDDSLPLPALHVLLVEDIELNVIVARSVLEKLGCSVEVAMTGSEALAMFDPLEFDLVLLDIQLPDMTGLDVSRAIRQQYQGTHLPPLVALTANVLKDKKEYFDAGMDDVLSKPLAVPALTAMIKKYWDYQAEAEEETLDVSDDKSRMLLDVAMLEQYIELVGPGLITQSLTMFEKMMPDYLAVLESNLMARDQKGIAEEGHKIKGAAGSVGLQRLQMLAKQIQSPELPAWWDNVVEWIDELKQEWRHDVQVLRDWVSEQEK from the coding sequence ATGAAACAAATTCGTCTGTTGGCGCAGTACTACGTTGATTTAATGGTCAAGCTGGGTTTGGTGAGGTTCTCGCTGCTGCTGGCGTCTGCGCTGGTGGTGCTGGCGATGATTGTCCAGATGGCGGTCACGATGGTGCTGCGGGGCCATGTTGAGAGTATTGACGTGGTGCGTTCGGTCTTCTTCGGGCTGCTGATTACGCCCTGGGCAGTCTATTTCCTGTCCGTCGTGGTCGATCAGCTTGAAGAGTCACGACAACGACTGGCCAGGCTGGTGGACAAGCTGGAAGAGATGCGCACACGTGATCTGGAACTCAATCAGCAGATGAAAGAGACCATTACGCAGCTGAATCAGGAGATCAGCGACCGTAAAAAGGCGGAGCTGGCTCGTGAGCAGGTGATGGACAAGTTGCGTGAAGAGGTGACGCGTCGTGAGCAGGCACAGATTGAGCTGGAGCAGCAATCTTCCTTCCTGCGCTCATTCCTGGATGCTTCGCCAGACCTGGTTTTCTATCGCAACATCGATAAACAGTTCTCCGGCTGTAACCGTGCAATGGAATTACTGACCGGCAAAAGCGAAAAGCAGCTGATCGGCCTGACTCCGCGTGATATCTACGATGATGAAGCGGCAACGAAGGTGCTTGAAACAGATGAAAAAGTATTCCGCCACAACGTCTCGCTGACCTATGAACAGTGGCTGCAATATCCCGACGGGCGCAAAGCCTGTTTCGAGATCCGTAAAGTGCCTTATTACGACCGTGTGGGTAAGCGCAGCGGGCTAATGGGTTTTGGCCGCGATATAACCGAGCGTAAGCGCTATCAGGACGCGTTAGAGAACGCCAGCCGGGAGAAGACCACCTTTATCTCTACGATCAGCCACGAGCTTCGTACGCCGCTTAATGGCATTGTTGGCCTGAGCCGTATTCTGCTGGATACCGACCTTAATCAGGAACAGCTGAAATACCTGAAAACCATCCACGTCTCTGCCATCACGCTGGGCAACATCTTTAATGATGTCATTGAGGTGGACAAAATCGAACGCCGTAAAGTGCAACTGGATAATCAGCCGCTTGATTTCACCGGCTTCCTGGCCGATTTGGAAAATCTTTCCGGCCTGCTGGCACAGCCAAAAGGGCTGAAATTTGTGCTCGCGCCGCAACTGCCACTGCCGCATATGATTTCCACCGACGGGACCCGCTTGCGCCAGATTCTGTGGAACCTGATTGGTAACGCCGTGAAATTTACCCAACAGGGTGAAATTGTCGTGCGGGTCTCCTATGAGCAGGACGAGACGCTGCGCTTTGAGGTGCAGGATTCCGGCATGGGGATTCGCCAGGACGAGCAGGACAAGATTTTTGCCATGTACTATCAGGTTAAAGACCAGCATGGCGGCAAACCCGCAACTGGTACCGGTATCGGGCTGGCGGTATCACGCCGACTGGCGCAGGCGATGGGCGGGGATATCCGGGTTCACAGTGCACCAGGACAAGGTTCATGCTTCACCGTTGAAATCAAAGCCCCGCGTATTGCTGAAGAGGTGGAGGACGAAGGTGTGGATGACAGCCTGCCACTGCCTGCACTGCACGTACTGTTAGTCGAAGATATTGAGCTCAACGTGATTGTGGCGCGCTCAGTACTGGAAAAGCTGGGCTGTAGCGTTGAGGTCGCCATGACCGGCAGTGAGGCGCTGGCGATGTTTGACCCGCTGGAGTTTGATCTGGTGCTGCTGGATATTCAATTGCCTGATATGACCGGGCTGGATGTCTCGCGTGCGATTCGCCAGCAGTATCAGGGAACACATCTGCCACCGCTGGTTGCACTTACCGCCAATGTTCTTAAAGACAAAAAAGAGTACTTCGACGCAGGCATGGATGACGTGCTTAGCAAACCTCTTGCGGTGCCAGCACTGACTGCGATGATTAAAAAGTACTGGGATTATCAGGCAGAAGCGGAAGAAGAAACGCTTGATGTCAGCGATGACAAAAGTCGGATGCTTCTGGATGTTGCCATGCTCGAACAGTATATCGAACTGGTCGGCCCCGGTCTGATAACCCAAAGTCTGACGATGTTTGAAAAAATGATGCCAGACTATCTTGCGGTTCTGGAATCCAATCTGATGGCCCGAGATCAGAAAGGGATTGCTGAAGAAGGCCACAAAATTAAAGGTGCGGCGGGTTCAGTAGGGCTGCAGCGTTTGCAGATGCTGGCGAAACAGATTCAGAGTCCGGAGTTACCGGCATGGTGGGACAATGTTGTTGAATGGATCGATGAGTTGAAACAGGAGTGGCGACATGATGTGCAGGTACTGCGTGACTGGGTATCAGAGCAGGAGAAGTGA